A single Rubrivivax gelatinosus IL144 DNA region contains:
- a CDS encoding ABC transporter ATP-binding protein has translation MSTATVAHFPSGSATRPAQSTPLVRFAGVQKTYDGVHLVVRGLDLDIRRGEFLTLLGPSGSGKTTTLMMLAGFESPTAGEIQLDGKPITRTPPHKRNFGMVFQNYALFPHMTVGDNVAYPLSVRRVPSAERAKRVAQALDMVRLGGMAGRYPGQLSGGQQQRVALARALVFNPQLVLMDEPLGALDKQLREHMQIELKELHRQLGVSFVYVTHDQGEALTMSDRVAVFNDGDIQQLAPVTEMYETPVNRFVAGFIGDSTDFKGTVRATEGGRCGIVLADGRVVTGLNVNGAVVGDSVQASIRPERIVLHRDLAAAGHPNRLQARVIDLIYFGDHLRALCEPGTGQPEAVVKLPLGGQPPQPGDEVVLELPSELTRIYL, from the coding sequence ATGTCGACCGCCACCGTGGCCCACTTCCCGAGCGGCTCCGCCACCCGACCGGCGCAGAGCACCCCGCTGGTGCGCTTCGCCGGGGTGCAGAAGACCTACGACGGCGTGCACCTCGTGGTGCGCGGCCTGGACCTGGACATCCGCCGCGGCGAGTTCCTGACGCTGCTGGGCCCCTCGGGCAGCGGCAAGACGACGACGCTGATGATGCTGGCCGGCTTCGAGTCGCCGACCGCCGGCGAGATCCAGCTCGACGGCAAGCCGATCACGCGCACGCCGCCGCACAAGCGCAACTTCGGCATGGTGTTCCAGAACTACGCGCTGTTCCCGCACATGACGGTGGGCGACAACGTCGCCTACCCGCTGAGCGTGCGCAGGGTGCCGTCGGCCGAACGCGCCAAACGCGTCGCGCAGGCGCTGGACATGGTGCGCCTGGGCGGCATGGCCGGGCGCTACCCCGGCCAGCTCTCGGGCGGCCAGCAGCAGCGTGTGGCGCTGGCGCGCGCGCTCGTGTTCAACCCGCAGCTGGTGCTGATGGACGAGCCGCTGGGCGCGCTGGACAAGCAGCTGCGCGAGCACATGCAGATCGAGCTGAAGGAACTGCACCGCCAGCTCGGCGTGAGCTTCGTCTACGTCACCCACGACCAGGGCGAGGCGCTGACGATGAGCGACCGCGTCGCGGTCTTCAACGACGGCGACATCCAGCAGCTCGCGCCGGTGACCGAGATGTACGAGACGCCGGTCAACCGCTTCGTCGCCGGTTTCATCGGCGACAGCACCGACTTCAAGGGCACGGTGCGTGCCACCGAAGGCGGCCGCTGCGGCATCGTGCTGGCCGACGGCCGCGTCGTCACCGGCCTGAACGTCAACGGCGCCGTGGTCGGCGACAGCGTGCAGGCCAGCATCCGCCCCGAACGCATCGTGCTGCACCGCGACTTGGCGGCCGCCGGCCACCCCAACCGGCTGCAGGCGCGCGTCATCGACCTCATCTACTTCGGCGACCACTTGCGCGCGCTGTGCGAGCCGGGCACCGGCCAGCCCGAGGCCGTCGTCAAGCTGCCGCTGGGCGGCCAGCCGCCGCAGCCCGGCGACGAGGTCGTGCTCGAGCTGCCGAGCGAGCTGACGCGCATCTACCTCTGA
- a CDS encoding ABC transporter substrate-binding protein, translating into MKKIALVAALALALPAFAQQITVVNFGGANANAQKKAFYEPFEKKGNKLVTVEYNGEQAKVKAMVEAKNVTWDLVEVESPDVARGCDEGLFEPLDWSKVGPKSDFVPAAVTECGVGIFVWSTVMAYDGDKLKTAPTTWADFWDTKKFPGKRGLRKGARYNLEFALMADGVKPAEVYKVLATKEGADRAFKKLAELKPAIQWWEAGAQPPQFLVAGDVVMSTAFNGRIDAANREGRKLKITWTGGIYDLDYWVIPKGAPNKAKAMEFIAFASSPEQQAQYAKNIAYGPTNNKALAKLDAKTLADLPTAPANAKDALQFNVKFWADQGEALEKRFASWAAQ; encoded by the coding sequence ATGAAGAAGATCGCCCTCGTCGCCGCCCTCGCGCTGGCCCTGCCGGCCTTCGCGCAGCAGATCACCGTCGTGAACTTCGGCGGCGCCAACGCCAACGCGCAGAAGAAGGCCTTCTACGAGCCCTTCGAGAAGAAGGGCAACAAGCTGGTCACCGTCGAATACAACGGCGAGCAGGCCAAGGTGAAGGCCATGGTCGAGGCCAAGAACGTCACCTGGGACCTGGTGGAAGTCGAGTCGCCCGACGTCGCGCGCGGCTGCGACGAAGGCCTGTTCGAGCCCCTGGACTGGAGCAAGGTCGGGCCCAAGAGCGACTTCGTGCCGGCGGCCGTCACCGAGTGCGGCGTCGGCATCTTCGTCTGGTCGACGGTGATGGCCTACGACGGCGACAAGCTGAAGACCGCGCCGACGACCTGGGCCGATTTCTGGGACACGAAGAAGTTCCCGGGCAAACGCGGCCTGCGCAAGGGCGCGCGCTACAACCTCGAGTTCGCGCTGATGGCCGACGGCGTCAAGCCAGCCGAGGTCTACAAGGTGCTGGCGACCAAGGAAGGCGCCGACCGCGCGTTCAAGAAGCTCGCCGAGCTGAAGCCGGCGATCCAGTGGTGGGAAGCCGGCGCGCAGCCGCCGCAGTTCCTGGTCGCCGGCGACGTCGTGATGAGCACCGCGTTCAACGGCCGCATCGACGCCGCCAACCGCGAAGGCCGCAAGCTGAAGATCACCTGGACCGGCGGCATCTACGACCTGGACTACTGGGTGATCCCCAAGGGCGCACCGAACAAGGCCAAGGCCATGGAGTTCATCGCCTTCGCCAGCAGCCCCGAGCAGCAGGCCCAGTACGCGAAGAACATCGCCTACGGCCCGACCAACAATAAGGCCCTGGCCAAGCTCGACGCCAAGACGCTGGCCGACCTGCCCACCGCGCCGGCCAACGCCAAGGACGCGCTGCAGTTCAACGTCAAGTTCTGGGCCGACCAGGGCGAAGCCCTCGAGAAGCGCTTCGCCTCCTGGGCGGCTCAATGA